GGTCAGTGAATGTTCCTGATAATATTTATCAGTTAACAACTCTCTtgcaattttctcatttttatacaattcaaACTGCAATTAGGTTCAAACGTGGCCAGAATGAGAACAGCGCTTGGCTCTGGTTTGAGAGCCTCGCGGAAGCAGATGCTGGAGATTACAGCTGTCATGCCATTTCGTTGAACGCGTCAAGACAGCCTAAGGTGTCTGCGGAGATCCATTTGTCAGTAAAAAACCGTAAGTGTGGCTTTGATTTCAGacaaatgtagaaaatttatcgtccGGATGTTTTTCCAGAGGTCGGAACATGTGGTACAAACTGGTTCAGGTGCTACTCGTCCCTTTGTATCAGTCGGCGATATCTGTGCGACGGCATGGCCGACTGCGAGGATGGAGAGGACGAATCAGCCGTCGCTGGCTGCGGTCCGAAACCATGTTTTGGAAAGATATTCTGTGGGAAACGTTGTATGCCACCTGCTTGGTGTTGTGATCTTGGTAACTGTAACGCAAGCTTGCCAATCGTTCGTCCGGATCCACCTGGAATTATTTCTACCGACCAGCAGCGGTTCAATGATATGGGATTTCTGCAAACTACCATCTACACTGTCATTGGTGAGGTCAACTTCTTTCTGTACTCTGTGCTGTTCTGAATGTAATTTTATGGTGCCTGTTTTGgtctgaaatttgattttaaaagtGATTATAGTTTTTATCGACATTTGTCATCTGATATCATATGATTGTTACTTGCGTTgaattaatatttacatttcagGTTGCGCAATGGCATTCATGTTTATTGTTACAATACTAGTTATAATGATATGTAGAGTTCATATGAAACGTGCTATGAATTCGAGATGTCCGCAACAAGTGAGAAATCCAGGGTCGCGACCACGTCATAGCGTCCCATTGTATGACCTTGATGTGTACTTAAATAGAACCGCGGATATTAACAACCAAGGaggtaagaaaaattcaactttagaAAATATCTGCATTTATTGCCTAATAAATCCTACCAAATGTTATATGTTTGTCTAGGGGTCACAGTAACTTATAACATCAACAATGGAGTCCAATTTGTTGGAAGGCCTGTAGAGCCACCACCGTATTCTGAAATTGCACCCGTTCCCCCAAGGGAAGGCCCTCCACCTCCGTACGTATCCCGCGAAAATCTGCTTGACGCTCCGATCGTGTCAAACTTGAATTCCAATGAAGTCCAGCGGGCAAATAGTCATAGTTTAACTACGGAATTTATTAACAACGAAGGTACGGGGTCTCGGATTGCTTGTAATTATCCGAACAATCTTAACTCGACAAGTGTTCATTGTTTTTCGAGTGGTCAGATACCAGGGCCTCAAACTACACCAGGTTTCAATCGTTTTAACATGAGTTTAATTTGTGATAACACGTCGAATACGACATTGAATACTTCCACTAGTACAGCTCTTAATACTAGCAGCAATTCGGACTCTAGTAGTAATGATTCTGTCGGGAATTTTGCTATCTGCAGAAACATAACGTCGCATTCGCAAAATTTCGAGCCGGAGTATACAGAAACAGATTCGCTCTTGATAGAAAATCGTCGCGACGTTCAAGCTCAGTGTACAGATCGAATTGTGCGAAGCTCTGATTACCCTGGTACAATTTTGAATGGTCAAATCACTAACGGTATTCAAGATACGGTTTCAGTTTTGAAGAACACCACAAGCGTAGAGGTTCCTGCCTTGTTATCTGATAGTCACAGTGGTCTAAATCCTAAAGGAACACTAAACAATATCGGTAATAACTTTGATTCGAAAATGAGTACAAATTTTCCAGTCAACAAGCGGTACGAATCACAAATATCGAAAAACTTGGAACCAGAATCTTCTTTCTTAGACTCGGAATTGAAAATCTCATGCTCAGGTGAAACTAGGGTAAGTAAGAATGATAATTCGGTTCAGAAGTCAATTCCAGTTGGGATAAATTCGTTGACCAATCAAGACATGGATTCTACCTTGCAGAGGCTTAGCTCCAAAACAGTTTTGGACCTGAGCTTACTAGGTGAGtcgtcgaaaaataatttgtcaaGAAATAATAGCGAAACTGCGAGATCCTTGccatttcatttaaatttcaacaacCCGGTGCACGGTTTCGTAGAATCCGACAGAGACTTAAGTGGATATAACTCGAGTCTAGTAATTGGAAATGGAGATTCAATCAAAACACATCGTGTATTAGAAATGAATAAACTTTCTGCAAATGACTCTGTGAAATCCTCCAGAATGTGCAAAACTATGAAAGATTTAAGCGATCATATAACAAACGTGTCTTTAAGTCGTGAAAACCTCGCGTCATGCACAGAGGACTCACCGACTAATGATGATAAAAGTATGGAACGTTTTCCTggatatttgaatataaaagaTGACCAAATGCTGAGGGTGCCTTTAGTAGCTGTTGAAGATAGCTCGgtgaattacaataatttaacTGCAAGCCTGACCACAAGTGATATACCGGAAGATGGCAAACAGACTATTCAATCTGAAGGCAGTATGCCGATAAGAGAAACTGAACCGTTGGTAATGCCTTTGCGTGAGTCATTTATTGGCGTTcgaaaagaagaatgaaaatatttttaataacaactaTACGAAAACGATTTTACAAATCCTCGTTGAGGTGGAATTCAAGGAAGTGTTCTTATATCGACGACGTGGCAGTGACCAGTATTTTTCCGTTTTGTCAAATTCATTTCTACTGTTGAACGTAAAAATAAGATTGCGGCAGCTAATCAAAATTGATGTAGAAAACAGACAGATGGACAAGCTTAAACAcaagcagattttcatccacTAGAAGATTGGGTTGATAATCTACTCCACTTGGCAGTGCATAGACATACATATTGCACTTATAATCAGAAAAGCTCTAATTCCTCGTCTCACTATTGCAAGCGTATTAGTGCAGCAGTGACAGTAGTTAGCCCAACTTTagggagaaacaaaaaattaactcaattaaaaaaaaaacgaagtcaGTCTTCCCAATTGAAGTTTCTCTGATcctaaaatattatcaattatttatttccttaattttttccccccacGTTTTATGCGTGTATTTTTATTAAGTATTAGAGGCTCATTTCATATAAAATTGTGCAGTCGTTCTTCGCCTATATTTCCGAAGcggctaatttttttcttatcttcccCTAGTAATAAGTAACGTGTCTACCAAATATTAAATCTGTCAGAAAATAACTTTTCGgagatttcaattttaaactttTGTCTACAATAAGGGTGAGTTAACTGCAAAGTTGCTCATTTCATACGGAATTTTGGAATCGTATTCTTCAGGCAATTTCACAcaagaaattttacttttgaaataaacctttgaaaattaatgtgTGTCAACAAATTCATACAGCATGAAACGGCTGCACCGTTTGATATAGGATGACCGTATATACATGATTATTCAACTCCACTAATAATAGGTcatgaattttattgaatttctcatgtttaacagttttttcacgaattttcgAGTAAACATAGTAATTATATAACCGTAACTTAGTTACacgaaatgaaattcactCAAATACCTAggacatagaaaaaaaagttacgataTCTTGCAATAACCATTGTAATGCCTCTATTAAAGCTAATAGACTTTAAATCTAATATTAGATAGTGTCAATCTGTATTTACACTATAGACATACGTATTGTTAATCAATTGACttagtaataattattaaagtaCAGTAGACAATAAGGGATAAAACGCAAGCATTATGCAGAATGCAGATTGTAGATATATTCAAAAGCcgtgtgtaaatattttatgcatTGTGTTCAAGAAAAGACTAGCGAATATTTTCGATTGCATCGACATCGGCAGTTATTcatatcaattttataaaagaagacggatgaaatgaaataaaaaaggaaagagagtAAGGAAATCGGATATGAAAGGAATTGTGTATAATGCAATACATATCGAGTGAATGATGTTGAAACATAACATCGTACTGCATTGTGATtatttacatacgtatataattatatatgtatgtatgtacaaaggTTTagttgtacatttttttaggATTCTGCTTAGAGTTGTTTTTGCGTTTCGTTTTTATCGCGCACAAGCTTTCAGAGGCTCAACTACAGTATACTACATGAATAAGTGCGTTTCGAATTGACACACATCGATAATATACGTAAATTTACGGGTCGGAAAACCCCCCTGGAAAATCCTAAAAAATGTTATGCGTCAGTGAAAACTGCGAGCGTCAAACCTCctgttaaatttaaaaattgttgaatcgaTTGATCTTGGGTTACAACGCCTACTGTAAACTTAAGAATTGAATATTCTAATAGTAtctatacaaaatttttcccgcCATTTCccataataatattgtttacTATTATACCATgatgttgaaaatatattgcCATTTTCAATTACTGTTACATTCCTATTCACATATTCATTTCACCTACTCGCAAACTTCGTCATTTTTCCAGATCACCACGCAGGCATATAGGCCTGGATGGCATTGTGTAAAAGCAGATACATCGCTGCCAAAAATTACTAATGAGTATggttgaaaaagtttcatcTGGTTTAACAGTGTATGTAATTTTCAATCCGTAATGGttgcgagaaattttttttatcgctacCTGAATGTGTTGAactgcaataaaaattttgaaacgcgCCAGGAAAGAGtgaataatacatatacaatatatacatgctaATAAGTAACATGGATTGCACCGATGCGTTCATCTCGCTCAAAGTTTCTGCCCCAGACTCCGAAAGTCACTACGTTTTCTGACGGTGTCTCTAGAGATATCTTCGTGTGAACATGGCGCCCCGACGTGTGTTGATCAAATGTCCAATTCTCGAGTGGGAACAAATCCGTTAGCACAGTACTTGGTATCATTGTGGTATTGTTGTTGTCGATGTGCGTCGACTCGACCTCAATGAAAGTGAAGATCCCCGACGAATTCCGAATGGCCCCACATGATTCGATCGTTTCATTGGCGCACTGATGGATCGCGCAATTCCTGTTGCCGCATCTTACTGT
The genomic region above belongs to Diprion similis isolate iyDipSimi1 chromosome 8, iyDipSimi1.1, whole genome shotgun sequence and contains:
- the LOC124408921 gene encoding uncharacterized protein LOC124408921 isoform X1, whose translation is MQYFTAFVLILLWTVKKLQCSDRMNNTAGHIVKLVVSPKPIEDVGIRPIILKKESESLNLTCRIVYQKTERNDIPLPYEDPLPTYIVDWKALNSNDNRFKRGQNENSAWLWFESLAEADAGDYSCHAISLNASRQPKVSAEIHLSVKNQVGTCGTNWFRCYSSLCISRRYLCDGMADCEDGEDESAVAGCGPKPCFGKIFCGKRCMPPAWCCDLGNCNASLPIVRPDPPGIISTDQQRFNDMGFLQTTIYTVIGCAMAFMFIVTILVIMICRVHMKRAMNSRCPQQVRNPGSRPRHSVPLYDLDVYLNRTADINNQGGVTVTYNINNGVQFVGRPVEPPPYSEIAPVPPREGPPPPYVSRENLLDAPIVSNLNSNEVQRANSHSLTTEFINNEGTGSRIACNYPNNLNSTSVHCFSSGQIPGPQTTPGFNRFNMSLICDNTSNTTLNTSTSTALNTSSNSDSSSNDSVGNFAICRNITSHSQNFEPEYTETDSLLIENRRDVQAQCTDRIVRSSDYPGTILNGQITNGIQDTVSVLKNTTSVEVPALLSDSHSGLNPKGTLNNIGNNFDSKMSTNFPVNKRYESQISKNLEPESSFLDSELKISCSGETRVSKNDNSVQKSIPVGINSLTNQDMDSTLQRLSSKTVLDLSLLGESSKNNLSRNNSETARSLPFHLNFNNPVHGFVESDRDLSGYNSSLVIGNGDSIKTHRVLEMNKLSANDSVKSSRMCKTMKDLSDHITNVSLSRENLASCTEDSPTNDDKSMERFPGYLNIKDDQMLRVPLVAVEDSSVNYNNLTASLTTSDIPEDGKQTIQSEGSMPIRETEPLVMPLRESFIGVRKEE
- the LOC124408921 gene encoding uncharacterized protein LOC124408921 isoform X2, whose protein sequence is MQYFTAFVLILLWTVKKLQCSDRMNNTAGHIVKLVVSPKPIEDVGIRPIILKKESESLNLTCRIVYQKTERNDIPLPYEDPLPTYIVDWKALNSNDNRFKRGQNENSAWLWFESLAEADAGDYSCHAISLNASRQPKVSAEIHLSVKNLGTCGTNWFRCYSSLCISRRYLCDGMADCEDGEDESAVAGCGPKPCFGKIFCGKRCMPPAWCCDLGNCNASLPIVRPDPPGIISTDQQRFNDMGFLQTTIYTVIGCAMAFMFIVTILVIMICRVHMKRAMNSRCPQQVRNPGSRPRHSVPLYDLDVYLNRTADINNQGGVTVTYNINNGVQFVGRPVEPPPYSEIAPVPPREGPPPPYVSRENLLDAPIVSNLNSNEVQRANSHSLTTEFINNEGTGSRIACNYPNNLNSTSVHCFSSGQIPGPQTTPGFNRFNMSLICDNTSNTTLNTSTSTALNTSSNSDSSSNDSVGNFAICRNITSHSQNFEPEYTETDSLLIENRRDVQAQCTDRIVRSSDYPGTILNGQITNGIQDTVSVLKNTTSVEVPALLSDSHSGLNPKGTLNNIGNNFDSKMSTNFPVNKRYESQISKNLEPESSFLDSELKISCSGETRVSKNDNSVQKSIPVGINSLTNQDMDSTLQRLSSKTVLDLSLLGESSKNNLSRNNSETARSLPFHLNFNNPVHGFVESDRDLSGYNSSLVIGNGDSIKTHRVLEMNKLSANDSVKSSRMCKTMKDLSDHITNVSLSRENLASCTEDSPTNDDKSMERFPGYLNIKDDQMLRVPLVAVEDSSVNYNNLTASLTTSDIPEDGKQTIQSEGSMPIRETEPLVMPLRESFIGVRKEE